A stretch of the Brevundimonas sp. MF30-B genome encodes the following:
- a CDS encoding serine hydrolase translates to MQTPAQFVRFAPALAAAALVALMPHPGPAPVAQSNENARYAAVVVDAASGEVLFARHADARRYPASVTKVMTLYLAFEALSEGKVSLDDVITVSPRAASQPPSKLGLAAGQTISLDNAMRATAVRSSNDMAMAIAEHIGGSEARFAAMMTRKAEELGMTQTRYVNPHGLPDGRQLTTARDLAVLARAVMRDYPQYYRYFGLHDWAYNGRDYRNTNGLLNTAGYDGIKTGFTNASGYNLAASKVENGKRLITIVLGGRSSASRNAHVAELMNTGFEVERRRERGERLQVAQAFFEQRGFGIGSNPDNAAPIAYASLQRDEDEDGGVAATSAPIGAGVALVSGPAPANLPNRVAPAPSARPVVRAEAPAPRSPEGLTASLNGGAVTARESLNRQTASRASSGGWAVQVGAFKDQKVADDWLTEVARRFRSQFNGADRDVQVAGEWYRSRFVGLSQDAAEAACAALSERRVTCMVIRPA, encoded by the coding sequence TTGCAGACTCCCGCCCAGTTTGTCCGTTTCGCCCCTGCCCTCGCGGCCGCCGCCCTGGTCGCCCTGATGCCCCATCCCGGGCCGGCGCCGGTCGCACAATCGAACGAGAACGCCCGTTACGCCGCCGTCGTGGTGGACGCCGCCTCGGGCGAAGTTCTGTTTGCACGCCACGCAGACGCTCGTCGCTATCCAGCGTCGGTGACAAAGGTGATGACGCTGTATCTGGCGTTCGAAGCGTTGTCGGAAGGCAAAGTCAGCCTGGACGACGTGATCACAGTCTCGCCGCGCGCCGCGTCCCAGCCGCCGTCGAAACTGGGGCTGGCGGCGGGTCAGACCATCAGCTTGGACAACGCCATGCGCGCCACAGCCGTGCGCAGCTCAAACGATATGGCCATGGCTATCGCCGAGCATATCGGCGGCTCGGAAGCCCGCTTCGCCGCCATGATGACGCGCAAGGCCGAAGAATTGGGCATGACACAGACGCGCTACGTCAATCCGCACGGCCTGCCCGATGGGCGCCAGCTGACCACTGCGCGCGACCTAGCCGTTCTGGCCCGCGCCGTAATGCGCGATTATCCCCAGTACTACCGCTATTTCGGCCTGCACGACTGGGCCTATAACGGGCGCGACTACCGCAACACCAACGGTCTGCTGAACACGGCCGGCTACGACGGGATCAAGACCGGCTTCACCAACGCATCCGGTTACAATCTGGCGGCGTCGAAGGTCGAGAACGGCAAGCGGCTGATCACCATCGTTCTGGGCGGACGCTCCAGCGCCAGCCGCAACGCGCACGTCGCGGAACTGATGAACACCGGCTTTGAGGTCGAGCGCCGTCGCGAGCGCGGCGAGCGGCTTCAGGTGGCCCAGGCCTTCTTCGAGCAGCGCGGCTTCGGCATCGGCTCCAACCCTGACAACGCCGCGCCGATCGCCTACGCCAGCCTGCAGCGCGACGAGGACGAGGACGGCGGCGTCGCCGCCACGTCAGCGCCAATCGGCGCCGGCGTGGCTCTCGTTTCGGGCCCGGCGCCCGCCAATCTGCCCAACCGCGTCGCGCCCGCGCCGTCGGCCCGGCCCGTCGTTCGTGCGGAAGCCCCGGCCCCCCGCTCGCCGGAAGGGCTGACCGCCTCTCTGAACGGCGGCGCGGTCACGGCCCGCGAATCGCTGAACCGCCAGACGGCGTCGCGTGCATCTTCCGGGGGCTGGGCCGTTCAGGTCGGGGCTTTCAAGGATCAGAAGGTGGCCGACGACTGGCTGACCGAGGTGGCGCGCCGCTTCCGCAGCCAGTTCAACGGGGCCGACCGCGATGTTCAGGTCGCAGGCGAATGGTACCGCTCCCGCTTCGTCGGCCTGAGCCAGGACGCCGCCGAAGCGGCTTGCGCCGCCCTGTCCGAACGGCGCGTCACCTGCATGGTTATCCGGCCGGCCTGA
- a CDS encoding GIN domain-containing protein, translated as MNTPLMIAASAVAACAALPAAAQSVEVRDAVARVVVIPEDRTDIAVEIEPGRAGLPALRVARRGADVRVFGELGRNPVRQCRAGPPDARQPGEGASVEVRGHGRVDLADAPLIVLRTPRDVDVSGSGAVFGSVGRGARSLELGSGGCGSWTVANVDGPARLSIGGSGAIRAGSAAELEIRIGGSGSVAAASARSLEAAIGGSGDIVVQRIDGPVDASIGGSGDVRVRGGEVTRLTASIAGSGNVVSDVPVREISASLVGSGSVRAPAVSGNVSQSSVGSGRVVVGR; from the coding sequence ATGAACACCCCCTTGATGATCGCCGCATCCGCCGTCGCCGCCTGCGCCGCTCTGCCGGCGGCCGCCCAGAGCGTGGAGGTGCGCGACGCTGTGGCGCGCGTCGTCGTGATCCCCGAGGACCGCACCGACATCGCCGTGGAGATCGAGCCGGGTCGCGCCGGCCTGCCAGCCCTTCGGGTTGCACGCCGCGGCGCCGACGTGCGCGTCTTCGGGGAGTTGGGCCGCAATCCGGTGCGCCAGTGCCGCGCGGGGCCGCCGGACGCGCGTCAGCCTGGCGAAGGCGCCTCTGTAGAGGTCCGCGGCCACGGCCGGGTCGACCTGGCGGACGCGCCCTTGATCGTGCTTCGCACGCCGCGCGATGTCGATGTTTCGGGCAGCGGCGCCGTCTTCGGCTCGGTGGGTCGGGGTGCGCGCTCGCTTGAGCTTGGGTCGGGCGGCTGCGGGTCCTGGACGGTCGCCAACGTCGACGGACCGGCCAGACTCAGCATTGGCGGCTCGGGCGCCATCCGAGCGGGCTCGGCGGCCGAGCTTGAAATTCGGATCGGCGGTTCCGGCAGTGTCGCCGCGGCCTCGGCCCGTTCCCTGGAAGCCGCCATCGGCGGCTCGGGCGACATCGTCGTCCAACGCATTGACGGCCCTGTCGACGCCTCGATCGGGGGGTCCGGCGACGTGCGCGTCCGCGGGGGAGAGGTGACGCGCCTGACCGCCTCCATCGCGGGATCGGGCAATGTCGTGTCCGACGTGCCGGTTCGGGAAATCTCGGCCAGCCTCGTCGGCTCGGGCAGCGTACGCGCCCCGGCCGTGAGCGGAAATGTCAGCCAGTCGAGCGTGGGCTCCGGCCGGGTCGTGGTCGGACGTTGA
- a CDS encoding HAD-IA family hydrolase — translation MSGHDLTGWTLAFDLDGTLVETAPDLMGTLNRLLAQRGLPRVPLASARHLVGHGARALLEHGFQEAGARWDEAASPALFDAFIEDYRAHIADLSRPYDGVVDTLDRLAARGAILCVATNKRTDLSGTLIEALNLTRHFAAIVGPDVVSARKPSGAHLREAVLKAGGDPARALMIGDSATDARAARDAPMPCVLVSFGYTDIPVRELDVAAVIDRFDELEPVMDRLTIKT, via the coding sequence ATGAGCGGCCACGACCTGACCGGCTGGACCCTGGCCTTCGACCTGGATGGCACCCTGGTGGAGACCGCGCCCGATCTGATGGGCACGCTGAACCGACTGCTGGCCCAGCGCGGTCTGCCGCGAGTCCCGCTGGCCTCGGCGCGGCATCTGGTCGGGCACGGGGCGCGGGCTCTGTTGGAGCATGGCTTTCAGGAGGCCGGCGCCCGTTGGGACGAGGCGGCGTCGCCCGCCCTGTTCGACGCCTTCATCGAGGACTATCGGGCCCACATCGCCGACCTCAGTCGCCCCTATGACGGCGTGGTTGATACGCTGGACCGACTGGCCGCGAGGGGCGCGATCCTGTGCGTGGCGACCAACAAGCGCACCGACCTGTCCGGCACCCTGATCGAGGCGCTGAACCTTACCCGACATTTCGCCGCCATCGTCGGCCCCGACGTCGTCAGCGCCCGCAAGCCGTCCGGCGCCCACCTGCGCGAGGCCGTGCTCAAGGCCGGCGGCGATCCCGCCCGCGCCCTGATGATCGGCGACAGCGCGACCGACGCCCGGGCCGCGCGCGACGCGCCCATGCCCTGCGTGTTGGTCAGCTTCGGCTACACCGACATTCCGGTCCGAGAGTTGGACGTCGCGGCGGTCATCGACCGCTTCGATGAGCTGGAGCCCGTCATGGACCGGCTGACCATCAAGACATGA
- a CDS encoding phasin family protein, with protein MADATETMKKTVEQTASKTKAQAEQFQAAGAQAFREGVDKSVAGFSELNAQSKRNLEAMVESASAAQKGAEALSQQALAFSKKSWEDNMAAAQSMATARSIQELVELQTSWAKSASEAYLSEMTRMTETLTASVKDSFKPINERVTASVETLQAAR; from the coding sequence ATGGCTGACGCCACCGAAACGATGAAGAAGACCGTCGAACAGACCGCTTCCAAGACCAAGGCCCAGGCCGAGCAGTTCCAGGCCGCCGGCGCCCAGGCGTTCCGCGAAGGCGTGGACAAGTCCGTGGCCGGCTTCAGCGAGCTGAACGCTCAGAGCAAGCGCAATCTGGAAGCCATGGTCGAGTCGGCCTCGGCCGCCCAGAAGGGCGCCGAAGCCCTGTCGCAACAGGCCCTGGCCTTCAGCAAGAAGAGCTGGGAAGACAATATGGCCGCCGCCCAGTCGATGGCGACCGCCCGTTCGATCCAGGAACTGGTCGAACTGCAGACCTCGTGGGCCAAGTCGGCCTCTGAGGCCTACCTCTCGGAAATGACCCGCATGACGGAGACCCTTACGGCCTCGGTCAAGGACAGCTTCAAGCCGATCAACGAGCGCGTCACCGCCTCGGTCGAGACGCTGCAAGCCGCTCGCTAA